In Aggregicoccus sp. 17bor-14, one DNA window encodes the following:
- a CDS encoding DUF420 domain-containing protein: MANALPSPAAPRLGDRAFFLLIALVSVLALALLAWLLLVRRGGPVAGVDLRFMPAVNAGLNALAAALLTAGWVAIRRGQRALHQRLMVSAFGASALFLVGYLAYHYVHGDTRYVGPARGLYLLVLASHILLSALVVPGALLAFYFAWRGAFARHRRVTRWLAPVWLYVSVTGVLIFFMLRGSLPAAP; encoded by the coding sequence ATGGCCAACGCCCTCCCCTCCCCTGCGGCGCCGCGCCTCGGCGACCGGGCCTTCTTCCTGCTCATCGCGCTCGTCTCGGTGCTCGCGCTCGCGCTGCTCGCCTGGCTGCTGCTCGTGCGGCGCGGGGGGCCGGTGGCCGGGGTGGACCTGCGCTTCATGCCGGCGGTGAACGCGGGCCTCAACGCGCTGGCGGCGGCGCTGCTCACGGCCGGCTGGGTGGCCATCCGCCGCGGGCAGCGCGCGCTGCACCAGCGGCTGATGGTGAGCGCCTTCGGCGCGAGCGCGCTCTTCCTCGTGGGCTACCTCGCCTACCACTACGTGCACGGGGACACGCGCTACGTGGGGCCGGCGCGCGGGCTGTACCTGCTGGTGCTCGCGAGCCACATCCTGCTGTCCGCGCTGGTGGTGCCCGGGGCGCTGCTCGCCTTCTACTTCGCGTGGCGCGGCGCCTTCGCGCGCCACCGGCGGGTGACGCGCTGGCTCGCCCCGGTGTGGCTCTACGTCTCGGTGACCGGGGTGCTCATCTTCTTCATGCTCCGGGGGAGCCTGCCGGCGGCGCCCTGA
- a CDS encoding biliverdin-producing heme oxygenase: MSLPPVPGAAPRTILQRLKEETREHHARAEAAMRLLDPALSPALYRRHLEALYGLYAPLEGQLEGLLSGAQGAEALELPRRWKRTFLARDLTALGHDAQSLERLPRAPPLPLEGVPEALGAMYVLEGATLGGQLLLRHLTRHFSGQYSGHPVGDFTFFRAYEEALGPMWRAFGEALVRATPDEPFAQRVVRGAHLTFDAFERWLDEALRAPPAGSPGA; encoded by the coding sequence ATGAGCCTTCCTCCTGTCCCCGGGGCCGCCCCCCGCACCATCCTGCAGCGCCTCAAGGAGGAGACGCGCGAGCACCACGCGCGCGCCGAGGCGGCGATGCGCCTGCTGGACCCCGCGCTCAGCCCCGCCCTCTACCGCCGCCACCTCGAGGCCCTCTACGGCCTCTACGCCCCGCTCGAGGGGCAGCTGGAGGGGCTGCTCTCGGGCGCGCAGGGCGCCGAGGCGCTGGAGCTGCCGCGCCGCTGGAAGCGCACCTTCCTCGCGAGGGACCTCACCGCGCTGGGCCACGACGCCCAGAGCCTCGAGCGCCTGCCGCGCGCGCCGCCGCTGCCGCTCGAGGGGGTGCCCGAGGCGCTGGGCGCGATGTACGTGCTGGAGGGAGCCACCCTGGGCGGACAGCTGCTGCTGCGCCACCTCACGCGCCACTTCTCCGGCCAGTACTCGGGCCACCCCGTGGGCGACTTCACCTTCTTCCGCGCCTACGAGGAGGCGCTGGGGCCCATGTGGCGCGCCTTCGGCGAGGCGCTGGTGCGCGCCACCCCGGACGAGCCCTTCGCGCAGCGCGTGGTGCGCGGCGCGCACCTCACCTTCGACGCCTTCGAGCGCTGGCTCGACGAGGCGCTCAGGGCGCCGCCGGCAGGCTCCCCCGGAGCATGA
- a CDS encoding S8 family peptidase, with product MRHLPVLALLPLLACACSGNDKPPQGAVSGRLTPYRSATALSSRAPSAAAPKAALEVAREAVQARQNAPAVGVDADPRTLDVPAPLARPPRRAQALPGELLVGLAPGPAALAQGTLSHRAEAARAQVARALPGLDVEHEAFLGRYVHRFRVHPHGQRALVGEAELEAAAKRLRAQPGVRWVERNIRMFPLATPDDTYFPVQWNYTLVNLPAAWDQERQGNGVVVAVVDTGHRAHPDLDARLLPGYDFISDPGNAQDGDGVDADPTDMGHDLPNGSSSWHGTHVMGTIGAVTNNAEGVSGVTWGTRILPVRVLGLAGGDSADIVAGIRWAVGLDVPGIPSNPTPAKVVNLSLGTTGEAQAVYQDVIDEAVANPQVPGGPVFVVSAGNDAAATSQSVPCNQRGVICVGAVGLSGTRSSYSDFGPEVDLMAPGGEMREDLNADRRPDGVLSTGFDAEGNPSYTFKQGTSMSAPHVSAVVALMAAAHGNTNPLTGAQIETLLKETANPGSQCAEGCGAGLLNALGAVARASGNLPSGPATLSLTSNELAFVQGGRSVQALHLANTGGGSLTATVSVGGAEAARLSLPEGNSVTLGPAEAGTIRVAANLNGLPVGTSQATLTVDAGAAGTSTVNVRMRAAELQDQDATVVFIFRDENDQLTASPRTTTVARASDQYSYRISLDENTYFVVAGIDDNHNGEPFDDGERTGFWRNVDNPEEIVVAAGQEVTGIDFDLVPFSTLSYAPPATSAAPIPLR from the coding sequence ATGCGCCACCTGCCCGTGCTCGCCCTGCTGCCCCTGCTCGCCTGTGCCTGCTCGGGCAATGACAAGCCGCCCCAGGGGGCGGTGAGCGGTCGCCTCACCCCGTACCGCAGTGCCACGGCGCTGTCGTCCCGCGCACCCTCTGCGGCGGCGCCCAAGGCGGCGCTCGAGGTGGCGCGAGAAGCGGTGCAGGCGCGGCAGAACGCGCCGGCGGTCGGCGTGGACGCGGACCCGCGCACGCTGGACGTGCCGGCCCCGCTCGCGCGCCCCCCGCGCCGCGCGCAGGCCCTGCCCGGCGAGCTGCTGGTGGGGCTCGCACCGGGGCCCGCGGCGCTCGCCCAGGGGACGCTGTCGCACCGCGCCGAGGCCGCGCGCGCGCAGGTGGCCCGGGCGCTGCCCGGCCTGGACGTGGAGCACGAGGCCTTCCTCGGGCGCTACGTGCACCGCTTCCGGGTGCACCCCCACGGCCAGCGCGCGCTGGTGGGGGAGGCCGAGCTGGAGGCGGCGGCGAAGCGGCTGCGGGCGCAGCCGGGCGTGCGCTGGGTGGAGCGCAACATCCGCATGTTCCCGCTCGCCACGCCGGATGACACCTACTTCCCGGTGCAGTGGAACTACACCCTGGTGAACCTGCCGGCGGCCTGGGACCAGGAGCGGCAGGGCAACGGGGTGGTGGTGGCGGTGGTGGACACGGGCCACCGCGCGCACCCGGACCTCGATGCCCGGCTGCTGCCCGGCTACGACTTCATCTCGGACCCGGGCAACGCGCAGGACGGGGACGGCGTGGACGCGGACCCCACGGACATGGGCCACGATCTGCCCAACGGCAGCTCCTCGTGGCACGGCACCCACGTGATGGGCACCATCGGCGCGGTGACGAACAACGCCGAGGGCGTGAGCGGCGTCACCTGGGGCACCCGCATCCTGCCGGTGCGCGTGCTGGGGCTGGCGGGCGGGGACAGCGCGGACATCGTCGCGGGCATCCGCTGGGCGGTGGGGCTGGACGTGCCCGGCATCCCGAGCAACCCCACCCCCGCCAAGGTGGTGAACCTGAGCCTGGGGACCACCGGCGAGGCCCAGGCCGTCTACCAGGACGTGATCGACGAGGCGGTGGCGAACCCGCAGGTGCCCGGCGGGCCGGTGTTCGTGGTGTCCGCGGGCAACGACGCCGCCGCGACCTCGCAGTCCGTGCCCTGCAACCAGCGCGGCGTCATCTGCGTGGGGGCGGTGGGCCTGAGCGGCACGCGCAGCAGCTACTCGGACTTCGGGCCCGAGGTGGACCTGATGGCGCCCGGCGGCGAGATGCGCGAGGACCTCAACGCGGACCGCCGCCCCGACGGCGTGCTGTCCACCGGCTTCGACGCCGAGGGCAACCCCTCCTACACCTTCAAGCAGGGCACCAGCATGTCCGCGCCGCACGTGTCGGCGGTGGTCGCGCTGATGGCCGCGGCCCACGGCAACACGAACCCGCTCACGGGCGCGCAGATCGAGACGCTGCTCAAGGAGACCGCCAACCCCGGCAGCCAGTGCGCCGAGGGCTGCGGGGCGGGCCTGCTCAACGCCCTGGGCGCGGTCGCGCGCGCGAGCGGGAACCTGCCCTCGGGGCCGGCCACGCTCAGCCTCACCTCGAACGAGCTGGCCTTCGTGCAGGGCGGGCGCTCCGTGCAGGCGCTGCACCTGGCCAACACCGGGGGCGGCTCGCTCACCGCCACGGTCAGCGTGGGCGGCGCCGAGGCGGCGCGGCTCAGCCTCCCGGAGGGCAACAGCGTCACCCTGGGGCCCGCCGAGGCGGGCACCATCCGCGTGGCGGCCAACCTCAATGGCCTGCCGGTGGGCACCAGCCAGGCCACCCTCACCGTGGACGCGGGCGCGGCCGGCACCAGCACCGTCAACGTGCGCATGCGCGCCGCCGAGCTGCAGGACCAGGACGCCACCGTGGTCTTCATCTTCCGCGACGAGAACGACCAGCTCACCGCCTCCCCGCGCACCACCACGGTGGCGCGCGCGTCGGACCAGTACAGCTACCGGATCAGCCTCGACGAGAACACCTACTTCGTGGTCGCCGGCATCGACGACAACCACAACGGCGAGCCCTTCGACGACGGCGAGCGCACCGGCTTCTGGCGCAACGTGGACAACCCGGAGGAGATCGTGGTCGCCGCCGGCCAGGAGGTGACGGGCATCGACTTCGACCTGGTGCCCTTCAGCACCCTGTCGTACGCGCCGCCCGCCACGAGCGCGGCGCCCATCCCGCTTCGCTAG